The following are encoded together in the Nocardioides okcheonensis genome:
- the rpsT gene encoding 30S ribosomal protein S20 has translation MANIKSQIKRNKQNEKARQRNQAVKSRLKTAVRKFRELAEAGDKDAAVVAGRDAMKQLDKAASKGVIHSNQAANRKSSIAKKTAAL, from the coding sequence GTGGCGAACATCAAGTCCCAGATCAAGCGCAACAAGCAGAACGAGAAGGCGCGCCAGCGCAACCAGGCCGTGAAGTCGCGCCTGAAGACCGCCGTTCGCAAGTTCCGCGAGCTCGCCGAGGCCGGCGACAAGGACGCCGCCGTGGTGGCCGGTCGCGACGCGATGAAGCAGCTCGACAAGGCCGCCTCGAAGGGTGTCATCCACTCCAACCAGGCCGCGAACCGCAAGTCGTCGATCGCCAAGAAGACCGCCGCGCTCTGA